From one Solanum lycopersicum chromosome 12, SLM_r2.1 genomic stretch:
- the LOC138340503 gene encoding uncharacterized protein codes for MTGYAKHWWRDYISSRPAGSHPLSWTEFTQVFLSKFVPRSERKRKRSEFEGLQQNGMSVAEYEGVGVTRAKVITLSPANPFMLLYQRLRLVTLGITLRARTRRGGLHQGSQVSTSRAAQPPARSGAQNGRGGSPSGRGIIPVCHRPATVLFDPGSTYSYMSTYFDPSLDILCESLDLPIRVSTPIGDSVVVDQVHSAYSHSSLSYGTAELKELKEQLQDLLSKGKANVIADALSWKAVSMGSLAMLQFGKRPLARDVQSLANSFVRLDISESGKILAYMEARSSLLERIRAQQFDDGDLCKIRDKQVKYEHQKPGGVTQRMPIPEWKWERIAMDFVVLEDMLRACVIDFGGQWDQFLPLAEFAYNNSFHSSIEMAPFEALGDDENGCQSLGNHMPMIGMGDA; via the exons ATGACTGGCTATGCTAAGCAttggtggagggattatattagtagtaggccagctggatcccatccactatcctggactgagtttactcaggtatttctatccaaatttgttccacgcagTGAAAGGAAGCGCAAGAGGTccgagtttgagggtttgcagcaaaatggtatgtcagttgcagagtatgagg GAGTCGGGGTTACTAGGGCAAAGGTTATCACCCTCAGTCCAGCAAACCCATTCATGCTGCTATACCAGCGTCTGAGGCTGGTTACGCTGGGCATAACTCTTCGAGCTCG GACCAGACGTGGTGGCTTACATCAGGGTTCTCAGGTTTCGACTTCCAGGGCTgcacaacctccagctaggagtggtgcacagaatggtagaggtggttctccttctggtcgag gtattattccagtttgtcatcgaccagctactgtattatttgatccaggctctacttattcttatatgTCTACATATTTTGATCCTAGTCTGGATATATtatgtgagtctcttgatttgccgatacgtgtttctactcctatcggggattctgtagttgtagatcaagt gcactcggcctattcccattcctccttatcgtatggcacagctgaattgaaagagttgaaggagcagCTGCAGGATTTGCtgagcaaag gCAAAGCAAATGTTAtagcagatgccttgagttggaaggcggtaagtatgggtagcCTAGCCATGTTACAGTTTGGCAAGCGTCCCCTGGCTAGAGATGTCCAATCCCTAgccaatagctttgtgagacttgatatttcagaatctggtaagatattggcttatatggaggctaggtcatccttgttggagcGAATTCGAgctcaacagtttgatgatggtgatttatgtaagattagggacaag caagtgaagtatgaacaccaaaagcctggaggtgtgactcagaggatgcccatacctgagtggaagtgggagcgcattgctatggactttgtg gtTCTCGAGGATATGTTgcgggcgtgtgtgattgactttggtggtcagtgggaccAGTTCTTACCTCTAGcagagtttgcttaca